The genomic DNA TAGGTTCCAGAGAATGGTGTTTGGAAAGATCTACGTATAGGCGGTTTCATGGATAACTTTGACGAGTCTGCTTTCGATTTTGTGAAAGCAAAGGCAGTAGAAGCTGTGGCAGAGTTGCTAGAGATGAGGACTAATGCTAATGGGTTAGTATTTTCATCATTGGGTGGAAGTTTCCTCGTTGCTAAAGATTTTCTTACTCTGTATATTATTATCTGTTGATGTGAAGGATCAATGAATTGAAGTGCCCTGAACAGCTAATGGAAAGTTACAAGCCTTTGACTTGCCGCGTACAACAATGGCTCTTACAGCACATCGTAATTGTCTCGTCCTCCTGCGCAATGGTAATCTAttcgtagaaaaaaaaaacatgtctttgagTAGTTTAGTGTACTTGATCAACATCTTCAAGCTTGTTCACAGTGTTGAGATGTACAGCTTGTTACATGCGCAATGTTGCTTAGGATAATCCAGCGGAAGCGACATTTTTCAAGTAGAGTCGAAGAACTATACGACCAGGTACACCTACAGAATCTCGATTAATCAATTATCAAATTGTCTTTGTGTCTAAGTCTTTGTTTTGAATCTGATACGTTAGGTCTGTGACTTCCTGGAAGAGAATGC from Brassica oleracea var. oleracea cultivar TO1000 unplaced genomic scaffold, BOL UnpScaffold03867, whole genome shotgun sequence includes the following:
- the LOC106321913 gene encoding uncharacterized protein LOC106321913, coding for VPENGVWKDLRIGGFMDNFDESAFDFVKAKAVEAVAELLEMRTNANGINELKCPEQLMESYKPLTCRVQQWLLQHIVIVSSSCAMLVTCAMLLRIIQRKRHFSSRVEELYDQVCDFLEENAVTSNSADSNCEPWVIASRLRDHLLLPRERRDPLLWTKVEELIQEDSRIDRYPKIIKGEQKVVWEWQVEGSLSLSKLKKRRETQKKVRQI